A genomic stretch from Actinomadura rubteroloni includes:
- a CDS encoding alpha/beta hydrolase — protein MRKGTDALLAIGSIALVTIVPTVLVLLPSGKDDSDPGHLPDPAAAQLNGPISTNTSPVPTFSAPTVNGNPAPTNPNPLPTLNVPPVTGTPAPRKTTPPVYLPSDDGSKITGVKWLDKRKTQADITVNSTGLGKSVKVRLLVPKTWSATATRTWPTLYAFHGGNDTYISWTRSTDIESLAAKYDTLVAMPDGGRNGSYTDWYNGGRGGTPRWETFHTVEVRELLERNFRAGPERAAIGISSGAQGAITYAARHPGLYRFAGSFSGVLSMLSPGIPALLLYTNARPGTTPSDIWGDPVLNRANWAAHDPATLLPRLRWTKVYVSSGNGSTGPYDNPNAAPWDIRYLSESQVYRTSKDFVAQARRLGVPVTTDFYGNGSHSWKYWQDELHKTFPQIMTALGARKL, from the coding sequence GTGCGGAAAGGGACCGACGCTCTTCTCGCGATCGGCAGCATCGCCCTCGTCACGATCGTGCCGACGGTGCTCGTGCTGCTGCCCTCGGGGAAGGACGACAGCGATCCCGGCCATCTGCCCGACCCGGCCGCCGCGCAGCTCAACGGTCCGATCAGCACGAACACCTCCCCCGTACCGACGTTCAGCGCGCCGACCGTCAACGGCAACCCGGCGCCGACGAACCCGAACCCGCTCCCGACGCTGAACGTCCCGCCGGTCACCGGCACGCCCGCCCCGCGCAAGACGACGCCGCCGGTCTACCTGCCGTCCGACGACGGCTCGAAGATCACGGGCGTGAAGTGGCTGGACAAGCGCAAGACCCAGGCCGACATCACGGTCAACTCGACCGGGCTCGGCAAGTCGGTGAAGGTCCGGCTGCTCGTCCCGAAGACGTGGAGCGCGACCGCCACCCGCACCTGGCCGACGCTGTACGCGTTCCACGGCGGCAACGACACCTACATCTCGTGGACGCGCAGCACCGACATCGAGAGCCTCGCCGCCAAGTACGACACGCTCGTCGCGATGCCCGACGGCGGCCGGAACGGCTCCTACACCGACTGGTACAACGGCGGACGGGGCGGAACGCCGCGCTGGGAGACCTTCCACACCGTCGAGGTCCGCGAGCTGCTGGAGCGCAACTTCCGCGCCGGGCCCGAGCGCGCCGCGATCGGCATCTCGTCCGGGGCGCAGGGCGCGATCACCTACGCCGCCCGCCACCCGGGGCTCTACCGGTTCGCGGGCTCGTTCAGCGGCGTCCTGTCGATGCTCAGCCCGGGCATCCCGGCGCTGCTGCTCTACACCAACGCACGGCCGGGCACCACGCCGTCGGACATCTGGGGCGACCCCGTTCTCAACCGGGCGAACTGGGCCGCGCACGATCCGGCGACGCTGCTCCCCCGGCTGCGCTGGACGAAGGTCTACGTGTCGTCCGGCAACGGCTCCACCGGCCCGTACGACAACCCGAACGCGGCGCCGTGGGACATCCGGTACCTGAGCGAGAGCCAGGTGTACCGGACGTCCAAGGACTTCGTCGCGCAGGCCCGGCGGCTCGGCGTGCCCGTCACGACCGACTTCTACGGCAACGGCTCGCACTCGTGGAAGTACTGGCAGGACGAGCTGCACAAGACGTTCCCGCAGATCATGACCGCGTTGGGCGCCCGTAAGCTCTGA
- a CDS encoding AAA family ATPase, translating into MVRLPEHLELLVTDEPVCDLYFHGPWRVPDGLYDEIRARIDKLAADPRAAALTTDSQPLLSPPASLVVGDLVLIVDFLCGAAAVNSGTHSRLQYQFFNRYMREPQDPVRPVTGWGVTTGGFRPLEWLEEAPDQDVALALARESLDVLAGLEPLERRRQALIKLYDDPPPALDIRAPLDEQRKVWAAHATDDIVADLPELAGPIGYLDWVCSGLLPVHERLVQVAPHDENVVELIVDLLLQGGLEQVPAELSGALTQDQFGEVLERFPIVQKSFEPAAWYNRARAWLARALGAGEADACRAWLDMAMRFTGCVQGAPDDARYPDPEWIPVGEFQADLRRLAMPRRRLVNPVAAAVGADPARPRRRPRVPEIGAALVGQPDVVAALEEIAAHPSRPVRLMIVGPDGTGKRDAAQEIARILQDRLITGPPLWLADDFFAGKEVSAGTTHLHIDARDSAGNRLMVIDGLDDVSRDPRSGEAIVEELHRALDVHDDLHVVALCEPGGDERIREVNPGLALRFRVVHTRPFDAEGYAELFERALRQRGARAHKRALTAAGRLLAGTAPVRNLRNARLAHRLADVVVDGVRERTPAGEELVVKRADVPAVFNAGRTGGDPFAELAELTGLASVKQEIELLAAGARAARLRREAGLTVPSPARHMIFSGNPGTGKTVVARLLARIYKDLGVLSSGHLVEVSRAELIGQYIGETAVKTRAVVRRAVGGVLFIDEAYALTQSDLGEDYGPEAIAELIKMMEDHRDDLVVIAAGYEREMQRFVASDPGLASRFPTTVRFPDFTDGELVEIFAGQAAQAGLSPDAAARDKLAGLLRRAPRGRSFGNARLMRNLAERATALQARRVTGLVRATAADLEALTAADLPDTLSGTTRATPAADPLTALDGLVGLRDVKTEVHRLVAEARAAELRRLAGQPAPSPSRHMVFTGNPGTAKTTVARLIAAVYAQLGLLSSGHLVEVGRSDLVGTHLGQTAPRVRAAVEQALGGVLFVDEAYALNGDSYGQEAVATLVKLMEEYRGDLLVIVAGYEREMRGFLTSNSGLESRFPKRLRFPDYTDAELVAIFEHLSAAEGFTLAPEIPQTLHALLRKTSRGPSFGNGRLMRNLLDAATARQSERLTAADAPAAAEVVTLRPSDLPDTLDTTPDHLGLYL; encoded by the coding sequence GTGGTGCGGCTACCGGAGCATCTGGAACTACTGGTCACCGATGAACCGGTGTGCGACCTGTACTTCCACGGCCCGTGGCGCGTGCCCGACGGCCTGTACGACGAGATCCGCGCCCGCATCGACAAGCTCGCCGCCGACCCGCGCGCCGCCGCGCTCACCACCGACTCCCAGCCGCTGCTGTCCCCGCCCGCGTCGCTCGTCGTCGGCGACCTCGTCCTCATCGTGGACTTCCTGTGCGGCGCGGCGGCCGTCAACTCCGGGACGCACTCGCGCCTGCAGTACCAGTTCTTCAACCGGTACATGCGCGAGCCGCAGGACCCGGTGCGCCCGGTGACGGGCTGGGGCGTGACGACGGGCGGGTTCCGTCCGCTCGAATGGCTGGAGGAGGCGCCCGACCAGGACGTCGCGCTCGCGCTGGCCCGCGAGTCCCTGGACGTCCTGGCGGGCCTGGAACCGCTGGAACGCCGCCGGCAGGCGCTGATCAAGCTGTACGACGACCCGCCGCCCGCCCTCGACATCCGCGCGCCGCTGGACGAGCAGCGCAAGGTCTGGGCCGCGCACGCCACCGACGACATCGTCGCCGACCTGCCCGAACTCGCCGGGCCGATCGGCTACCTGGACTGGGTGTGCTCGGGGCTGCTGCCCGTCCACGAGCGCCTGGTCCAGGTCGCGCCGCACGACGAGAACGTCGTCGAGCTGATCGTGGACCTGCTGCTGCAGGGCGGGCTCGAACAGGTGCCCGCCGAGCTGTCGGGCGCGCTCACCCAGGACCAGTTCGGCGAGGTTCTGGAACGTTTCCCGATCGTGCAGAAGTCGTTCGAGCCCGCCGCCTGGTACAACCGGGCCCGCGCCTGGCTGGCGCGGGCGCTCGGCGCGGGCGAGGCCGACGCGTGCCGCGCCTGGCTCGACATGGCGATGCGGTTCACCGGCTGCGTGCAGGGCGCCCCCGACGACGCCCGCTACCCCGATCCCGAGTGGATCCCCGTCGGCGAGTTCCAGGCGGACCTGCGGCGTCTCGCGATGCCCCGGCGCCGCCTGGTCAACCCCGTCGCGGCGGCGGTCGGCGCGGACCCGGCCCGGCCGCGCCGCCGGCCGCGCGTCCCCGAGATCGGCGCGGCGCTCGTCGGGCAGCCGGACGTCGTCGCGGCGCTGGAGGAGATCGCGGCGCACCCGTCCCGGCCGGTCCGGCTGATGATCGTCGGGCCGGACGGCACCGGCAAGCGCGACGCCGCCCAGGAGATCGCCCGCATCCTCCAGGACCGGCTCATCACCGGGCCGCCGCTGTGGCTCGCCGACGACTTCTTCGCGGGCAAGGAGGTCTCGGCCGGGACGACCCACCTCCACATCGACGCGCGCGACTCCGCCGGGAACCGGCTCATGGTCATCGACGGCCTGGACGACGTGTCCCGCGACCCGCGCAGCGGCGAGGCGATCGTGGAGGAGCTGCACCGGGCGCTGGACGTCCACGACGACCTGCACGTCGTCGCGCTCTGCGAACCCGGCGGGGACGAGCGGATCCGCGAGGTGAACCCGGGGCTCGCGCTGCGGTTCCGGGTCGTCCACACCCGTCCGTTCGACGCCGAGGGGTACGCCGAGCTGTTCGAGCGGGCGCTGCGGCAGCGCGGCGCGCGGGCGCACAAGCGGGCGCTGACCGCCGCCGGACGGCTGTTGGCCGGGACCGCTCCCGTCCGCAACCTGCGCAACGCGCGGCTCGCGCACCGGCTCGCGGACGTGGTGGTGGACGGCGTCCGCGAGCGCACCCCGGCGGGCGAGGAACTGGTCGTGAAGCGCGCGGACGTCCCGGCGGTGTTCAACGCGGGCCGTACCGGCGGCGACCCGTTCGCCGAGCTGGCCGAGCTGACCGGGCTCGCGTCGGTGAAGCAGGAGATCGAACTGCTCGCCGCCGGGGCGCGGGCGGCGCGGCTGCGGCGCGAGGCGGGGCTGACGGTGCCGTCCCCGGCCCGGCACATGATCTTCAGCGGGAACCCCGGGACGGGCAAGACCGTCGTCGCGCGGCTCCTCGCCCGGATCTACAAGGACCTCGGCGTGCTGTCGTCCGGGCACCTGGTGGAGGTGTCGCGGGCCGAGCTGATCGGCCAGTACATCGGCGAGACGGCCGTGAAGACGCGCGCCGTCGTGCGCCGCGCGGTCGGCGGCGTGCTGTTCATCGACGAGGCGTACGCGCTCACCCAGTCCGACCTCGGCGAGGACTACGGCCCCGAGGCGATCGCCGAGCTGATCAAGATGATGGAGGACCACCGCGACGACCTCGTCGTGATCGCGGCGGGCTACGAGCGGGAGATGCAGCGGTTCGTCGCGTCCGATCCGGGGCTCGCGTCGCGGTTCCCGACGACCGTCCGGTTCCCCGACTTCACCGACGGCGAGCTGGTCGAGATCTTCGCCGGGCAGGCCGCCCAGGCGGGCCTCAGCCCGGACGCGGCGGCGCGCGACAAGCTCGCCGGGCTGCTGCGCCGCGCCCCGCGCGGCCGGTCGTTCGGCAACGCGCGGCTCATGCGCAACCTCGCCGAGCGGGCGACCGCGCTCCAGGCCCGCCGCGTCACCGGGCTGGTCCGCGCGACCGCCGCCGACCTCGAGGCGCTCACCGCCGCGGACCTGCCCGACACGCTGTCGGGGACCACCCGCGCGACGCCCGCCGCCGACCCGCTGACCGCTCTGGACGGCCTCGTCGGGCTGCGCGACGTCAAAACGGAGGTGCACCGCCTCGTCGCCGAGGCGCGGGCCGCCGAGCTGCGCCGGCTCGCGGGGCAGCCCGCGCCGTCCCCGTCCCGGCACATGGTGTTCACCGGCAATCCCGGCACGGCGAAGACGACGGTGGCGCGGCTCATCGCGGCCGTCTACGCCCAGCTCGGGCTGCTGTCGTCCGGGCACCTGGTCGAGGTGGGGCGTTCCGACCTCGTCGGGACGCACCTCGGGCAGACCGCGCCGCGCGTGCGGGCTGCCGTGGAACAGGCGCTCGGCGGCGTCCTGTTCGTGGACGAGGCGTACGCGCTGAACGGCGACTCCTACGGCCAGGAGGCCGTCGCGACGCTGGTGAAGCTCATGGAGGAGTACCGGGGCGACCTGCTGGTCATCGTCGCCGGCTACGAACGGGAGATGCGCGGGTTCCTGACGTCCAACTCCGGCCTGGAGTCGCGCTTCCCGAAGCGGCTGCGGTTCCCCGACTACACCGACGCCGAACTCGTCGCGATCTTCGAGCACCTGTCCGCCGCCGAAGGCTTCACGCTCGCGCCCGAGATCCCGCAGACGCTGCACGCGCTGCTGCGCAAGACGTCGCGCGGGCCGTCCTTCGGCAACGGCCGCCTGATGCGC
- a CDS encoding RNA polymerase sigma factor: MTSDAHRTAETVWRLESGRIIAGVAGVVRDVGLAEELAQDALVAALEQWPESGVPGNPGAWLMTVARRRAVDRIRRDHRYAERLADIGHRMETAATAEVDPERIEDDMLRLIFTACHPVLPEPSRVALTLRMLGGLTTTEIARAFLIPEPTVAQRIVRAKKTLGDAGVPFEVPSGADRADRLSSVLAVLYLIFNEGYAATSGDDWLRGDLCREALRLGRLLAGLMSREAEVHGLVALMEVQASRARARTGPSGEPVPLPAQDRALWDPLLVRRGFAALLRARELGGPPGPYVLQAGIAACHARAATAADTDWPQIAALYDVLARVAPSPVVELNRAVAVGMAHGPAAGLAVLDAVAGDAPVRDRHLFPSVRGDLLERLGRDAEARAEFRRAAELTANEAERRALLRRAGGA; encoded by the coding sequence GTGACGAGCGACGCGCACCGGACGGCGGAGACGGTCTGGCGGCTGGAGTCGGGCCGGATCATCGCGGGCGTCGCCGGGGTCGTCCGGGACGTGGGCCTGGCCGAGGAACTGGCGCAGGACGCGCTGGTCGCCGCGCTCGAACAGTGGCCTGAGTCGGGCGTCCCGGGCAACCCGGGCGCCTGGCTCATGACCGTCGCGCGCCGCCGCGCCGTGGACCGCATCCGCCGCGACCACCGGTACGCCGAACGGCTCGCCGACATCGGGCACCGGATGGAGACCGCCGCGACGGCCGAGGTGGATCCGGAGCGCATCGAGGACGACATGCTCCGGCTCATCTTCACCGCGTGCCATCCGGTGCTGCCCGAGCCGTCCCGGGTGGCGCTGACGCTGCGGATGCTCGGCGGGCTCACCACGACGGAGATCGCGCGCGCGTTCCTCATCCCGGAGCCGACGGTCGCGCAGCGGATCGTGCGGGCCAAGAAGACGCTCGGCGACGCCGGGGTCCCGTTCGAGGTGCCGTCCGGCGCGGACCGGGCGGACCGGCTGTCGTCGGTGCTGGCCGTCCTCTACCTGATCTTCAACGAGGGGTACGCGGCGACGTCCGGCGACGACTGGCTGCGCGGCGACCTGTGCCGCGAGGCGCTGCGGCTCGGGCGGCTGCTCGCCGGGCTGATGTCGCGCGAGGCCGAGGTGCACGGGCTGGTCGCGCTGATGGAGGTCCAGGCGTCGCGGGCGCGGGCGCGGACGGGACCGTCCGGCGAACCGGTGCCGCTGCCCGCGCAGGACCGGGCGCTGTGGGACCCGCTGCTGGTCCGGCGCGGGTTCGCGGCGCTGCTGCGGGCGCGGGAACTCGGCGGGCCGCCCGGCCCGTACGTCCTGCAAGCGGGCATCGCGGCGTGCCACGCGCGCGCCGCGACGGCCGCCGACACCGACTGGCCGCAGATCGCGGCGCTCTACGACGTATTGGCGCGCGTCGCGCCGTCACCGGTGGTGGAGCTGAACCGGGCGGTCGCGGTGGGGATGGCCCACGGTCCCGCGGCGGGCCTCGCGGTGCTGGACGCGGTGGCCGGGGACGCTCCGGTCCGCGACCGGCACCTGTTCCCGAGCGTGCGCGGCGACCTGCTGGAACGGCTCGGCCGGGACGCCGAGGCGCGGGCGGAGTTCCGCCGCGCGGCGGAACTGACCGCCAACGAGGCCGAACGGCGGGCGCTGCTGCGCCGCGCGGGCGGGGCCTGA
- a CDS encoding lipase family protein, with product MKLRSLLTTAAFGAALAVPAVVAATPASAAPTGCTASDDEIYAEAPANLSGQNGDLLACQETKLTNIPGDVPMKAWKVRYVSTDAKGTKIPVTGTVAIPTAPWTKGGSRPTVAFNPGTLGSGAQCAFSKQLAGHFVDMYEGANLTLFLQAGDAIAATDGMGYIKGKLHPYVNGADAGHSLLDIVRASRQVPGGDLKADGKVGISGYSEGGHAALWGAQLAKSYAPELNVVGAAAGGVPGDLKLTAKQLNGSLFAGFLADALMGIKAQYPEFPFEKLENDAGRQAEKDVASNCLFGTLAVFLGAKVENFTTDKLTLDQLYQVKASTGVTGGEIIDQQKLGVDIGPAGSGAKYEIGFPVFQYRGWLEEIIPHETEDGTKNAYCKAGINTTWKNTYPTEHLSTDWGAAGDVTNFLNDRFQGKDVKSTC from the coding sequence ATGAAACTCCGGTCCCTGCTGACCACCGCGGCGTTCGGCGCCGCGCTGGCGGTCCCCGCGGTGGTCGCGGCGACGCCGGCGTCCGCCGCGCCCACGGGCTGCACCGCGTCCGACGACGAGATCTACGCTGAGGCACCCGCCAACCTCAGCGGCCAGAACGGCGACCTCCTGGCCTGCCAGGAGACGAAGCTGACCAACATCCCCGGCGACGTGCCGATGAAGGCGTGGAAGGTCCGCTACGTCTCCACCGACGCCAAGGGCACGAAGATCCCGGTGACGGGCACCGTCGCGATCCCGACGGCGCCGTGGACGAAGGGCGGCTCGCGTCCGACCGTCGCCTTCAACCCCGGCACGCTGGGCTCGGGCGCGCAGTGCGCGTTCTCCAAGCAGCTCGCCGGGCACTTCGTCGACATGTACGAAGGCGCCAACCTGACCCTGTTCCTCCAGGCCGGCGACGCCATCGCGGCGACCGACGGCATGGGGTACATCAAGGGCAAGCTCCACCCGTACGTCAACGGCGCCGACGCCGGGCACTCCCTGCTCGACATCGTGCGCGCGTCCCGCCAGGTCCCCGGCGGCGACCTGAAGGCCGACGGCAAGGTCGGCATCTCGGGCTACTCCGAGGGCGGCCACGCCGCGCTGTGGGGCGCCCAGCTCGCCAAGTCCTACGCCCCCGAGCTGAACGTGGTCGGCGCGGCGGCGGGCGGCGTGCCCGGCGACCTCAAGCTGACCGCCAAGCAGCTCAACGGCAGCCTCTTCGCGGGCTTCCTCGCCGACGCCCTCATGGGCATCAAGGCCCAGTACCCCGAGTTCCCCTTCGAGAAGCTGGAGAACGACGCGGGCCGCCAGGCCGAGAAGGACGTCGCGAGCAACTGCCTGTTCGGCACCCTCGCGGTGTTCCTCGGCGCCAAGGTCGAGAACTTCACCACCGACAAGCTCACCCTTGACCAGCTCTACCAGGTCAAGGCGTCCACGGGCGTCACCGGCGGCGAGATCATCGACCAGCAGAAGCTCGGCGTGGACATCGGCCCCGCCGGGTCGGGCGCCAAGTACGAGATCGGCTTCCCGGTGTTCCAGTACCGCGGCTGGCTGGAGGAGATCATCCCCCACGAGACCGAGGACGGCACCAAGAACGCCTACTGCAAGGCCGGCATCAACACCACCTGGAAGAACACCTACCCGACCGAGCACCTGTCCACGGACTGGGGCGCGGCCGGTGACGTGACCAACTTCCTGAACGACCGGTTCCAGGGCAAGGACGTCAAGAGCACCTGCTGA
- a CDS encoding YciI family protein: protein MRYLMMTTDDASAAGGPPDEAMMAEMGAFIEEMTRAGVLLATGGLEPGGKRITSSGGKVTVTDGPFSEAKEQVVGFALVEVRDEAEAIEVSRRFWAIVGDGRGTIQRVFGPGDDFPG from the coding sequence ATGCGCTACCTCATGATGACCACCGACGACGCGTCCGCCGCCGGCGGTCCGCCGGACGAGGCGATGATGGCCGAGATGGGCGCGTTCATCGAGGAGATGACCCGGGCAGGCGTCCTGCTCGCGACGGGCGGCCTGGAGCCGGGCGGCAAGCGGATCACCTCCAGCGGCGGCAAGGTGACGGTCACCGACGGGCCGTTCAGCGAGGCCAAGGAGCAGGTCGTCGGGTTCGCGCTGGTCGAGGTCCGCGACGAGGCCGAGGCGATCGAGGTGAGCCGCCGGTTCTGGGCGATCGTCGGGGACGGCCGGGGGACGATCCAGCGGGTCTTCGGCCCCGGCGACGACTTCCCCGGCTGA
- a CDS encoding pyruvate carboxylase → MINKLLVANRGEIAVRAFRAAYELGIPSVAVYPHEDRLSLHRQKADEAYEIGERGHPVRAYLDVDAIVATALRVGADAVYPGYGFLSESPELAEACERAGLTFVGPPAPVLRLAGNKIEAVAAARRAGLPVLRSLTPEPGAELEAADDVGFPLFVKAAAGGGGRGLRRVERREDLLAAVDTARREAEAAFGDPTVFLEQAVERPRHIEVQVLADGEGHTVHLRERDCSVQRRHQKVVEIAPAPRLDPLIVRRLCADAVAFAREIGYVNAGTVEFLVDDRGEHVFIEMNPRIQVEHTVTEEVTGVDLVQSQLRIAGGETLSDLGIEQENVTVSGFAVQCRITTEDPANGFRPDTGRISAYRSPGGAGVRLDTGTAYAGAEISPHFDSLLVKLTSRGRTFEEAVRRSARAVAEFRIRGVASNIPFLLALLDEADFRAGGVTTSYIADHPGLLTARSSGDRATRLVRYLADVTVNKPHGDAPTTLDPAVKLPSLDASGPLPEGSRDRLLALGPARFAAELRAQTALAVTDTTFRDAHQSLLATRVRTYDLVAAAPHLARSTPQFLSLEAWGGATYDVALRFLGESPWDRLAAIREAAPNLCLQMLLRGRNTVGYTPYPDSVARAFVTEAAATGVDIFRVFDALNDVERMRPAIDAVLQTHALVEGTLCYTGDLSSPGEQLYTLDYYLRLAEQLVDAGVHVLCIKDMAGLLRAPAARTLVTALRERFDLPVHLHTHDTAGGQLATYLAAIEAGVDAVDGAAAPLSGTTSQPPLQAIVAHTDYTERATGLSLDALTEMEPYWEAVRKLYAPFEMGLPSPTGRVYHHEIPGGQLSNLRQQAVALGLGDRFEEIERLYAAADRILGRLVKVTPSSKVVGDLALHLVAAGADPAEFAANPETFDIPDSVIGFLAGELGDPPGGWPEPFRGRALGSRAHTPARAELTREEEKALDGPDVRDTLDRLLFPAPAKSYRETRAAYGNLSVLPTGAFLYGLRPGQEVAFDLEPGVRVLAGLEAVGTIDEAGFRQVICTVNGQLRTLSVRDRSVVAETAPVERADASVPGQIPAPFDGSVTPRVEKGAVVAAGDVVATIEAMKMEAAITTPVAGTVARIVVPGATRVQAGDLLLVIE, encoded by the coding sequence GTGATCAACAAGCTCCTCGTCGCCAACCGCGGCGAGATCGCCGTCCGCGCCTTTCGCGCCGCCTATGAGCTGGGAATCCCCAGCGTCGCCGTCTACCCCCACGAAGACCGCCTGTCCCTGCACCGGCAGAAGGCGGACGAAGCCTATGAGATCGGGGAACGTGGGCACCCCGTACGCGCGTACCTGGACGTGGACGCCATCGTGGCGACCGCGCTCCGGGTCGGCGCGGACGCCGTCTACCCCGGCTACGGATTCCTGTCCGAGAGCCCCGAGCTGGCCGAGGCGTGCGAGCGCGCGGGCCTGACGTTCGTCGGGCCGCCCGCGCCGGTGCTGCGGCTGGCGGGCAACAAGATCGAGGCCGTCGCCGCCGCGCGCCGGGCGGGCCTGCCGGTGCTGCGGTCGCTGACGCCCGAGCCGGGCGCCGAGCTGGAGGCCGCCGACGACGTCGGGTTCCCGCTGTTCGTGAAGGCCGCCGCGGGCGGCGGCGGACGCGGCCTGCGCCGCGTCGAGCGCCGCGAGGACCTCCTTGCCGCCGTCGACACGGCCCGCCGCGAGGCCGAGGCCGCGTTCGGCGACCCGACGGTCTTCCTCGAACAGGCCGTCGAGCGTCCCCGGCACATCGAGGTGCAGGTGCTGGCGGACGGCGAGGGCCACACCGTCCACCTGCGCGAACGCGACTGCTCGGTGCAGCGCCGCCACCAGAAGGTCGTGGAGATCGCGCCCGCGCCCCGGCTGGACCCGCTGATCGTCCGGCGGCTGTGCGCGGACGCCGTCGCGTTCGCCCGCGAGATCGGCTACGTCAACGCCGGGACGGTCGAGTTCCTGGTGGACGACCGCGGCGAGCACGTCTTCATCGAGATGAACCCGCGCATCCAGGTCGAGCACACGGTGACCGAGGAGGTCACGGGCGTCGACCTCGTGCAGAGCCAGCTCCGCATCGCGGGCGGCGAGACGCTGTCCGACCTCGGCATCGAGCAGGAGAACGTCACGGTCTCGGGGTTCGCGGTGCAGTGCCGCATCACCACCGAGGACCCGGCCAACGGGTTCCGTCCCGACACCGGCCGCATCTCGGCGTACCGGTCGCCGGGCGGCGCGGGCGTCCGGCTGGACACCGGCACCGCCTACGCGGGCGCGGAGATCTCGCCGCACTTCGACTCGCTGCTGGTGAAGCTGACCTCGCGCGGCCGGACGTTCGAGGAGGCCGTGCGCCGGTCGGCCCGCGCGGTCGCCGAGTTCCGCATCCGGGGCGTGGCCAGCAACATCCCCTTCCTGCTCGCGCTGCTGGACGAGGCGGACTTCCGCGCGGGCGGCGTCACGACGTCCTACATCGCCGACCATCCGGGGCTGCTGACGGCCCGGTCCAGCGGCGACCGCGCCACCCGGCTGGTCCGCTATCTCGCCGACGTGACGGTGAACAAGCCGCACGGCGACGCCCCGACCACGCTGGACCCGGCCGTCAAGCTGCCGTCGCTGGACGCGTCCGGGCCGCTGCCCGAAGGCTCCCGGGACCGGCTGCTCGCCCTCGGCCCGGCCCGGTTCGCCGCCGAACTGCGCGCGCAGACCGCCCTGGCCGTCACCGACACGACGTTCCGCGACGCGCACCAGTCGCTGCTGGCCACGCGCGTCCGGACCTACGACCTGGTCGCCGCCGCGCCGCACCTGGCCCGCTCGACGCCGCAGTTCCTGTCGCTGGAGGCGTGGGGCGGCGCGACCTACGACGTCGCGCTGCGCTTCCTCGGCGAGTCCCCGTGGGACCGGCTCGCCGCGATCCGCGAGGCCGCGCCGAACCTCTGCCTCCAGATGCTGCTGCGCGGACGCAACACCGTCGGTTACACGCCCTACCCCGACTCGGTGGCCCGCGCGTTCGTCACCGAGGCCGCCGCGACGGGCGTCGACATCTTCCGGGTGTTCGACGCGCTCAACGACGTCGAGCGGATGCGGCCCGCGATCGACGCCGTCCTGCAGACGCACGCGCTGGTCGAGGGGACGCTCTGCTACACCGGCGACCTCTCGTCCCCGGGCGAGCAGCTCTACACGCTGGACTACTACCTGCGGCTCGCCGAGCAGCTCGTGGACGCGGGCGTGCACGTCCTGTGCATCAAGGACATGGCCGGTCTGCTGCGCGCTCCGGCCGCCCGGACGCTCGTCACGGCGCTGCGCGAGCGCTTCGACCTGCCCGTCCACCTGCACACCCACGACACGGCGGGCGGCCAGCTCGCCACCTACCTCGCCGCGATCGAGGCGGGCGTGGACGCGGTGGACGGCGCCGCCGCCCCGCTGTCGGGCACGACGAGCCAGCCGCCGCTGCAGGCGATCGTCGCGCACACCGACTACACCGAGCGCGCCACCGGCCTGTCCCTGGACGCCCTGACGGAGATGGAGCCGTACTGGGAGGCCGTCCGCAAGCTGTACGCGCCGTTCGAGATGGGCCTGCCGTCCCCGACCGGGCGCGTCTACCACCACGAGATCCCCGGCGGGCAGCTCTCCAACCTGCGGCAGCAGGCCGTCGCGCTCGGCCTCGGCGACCGGTTCGAGGAGATCGAGCGGCTGTACGCGGCGGCGGACCGGATCCTCGGCCGGCTGGTGAAGGTGACACCGTCCAGCAAGGTCGTCGGGGACCTCGCGCTGCACCTGGTCGCGGCGGGCGCCGACCCGGCCGAGTTCGCGGCGAACCCGGAGACGTTCGACATCCCCGACAGCGTCATCGGGTTCCTCGCCGGCGAGCTCGGCGACCCGCCCGGCGGCTGGCCCGAGCCGTTCCGCGGCCGGGCGCTCGGCTCCCGCGCGCACACGCCCGCGCGCGCCGAGCTGACCCGCGAGGAGGAGAAGGCGCTGGACGGCCCGGACGTCCGCGACACCCTCGACCGGCTGCTGTTCCCCGCCCCCGCCAAGTCCTACCGCGAGACCCGCGCCGCCTACGGGAACCTGTCGGTCCTGCCGACCGGCGCGTTCCTCTACGGGCTGCGGCCCGGCCAGGAGGTCGCGTTCGACCTGGAGCCGGGCGTGCGCGTCCTCGCCGGGCTGGAGGCGGTCGGCACGATCGACGAGGCCGGGTTCCGGCAGGTCATCTGCACGGTGAACGGGCAGCTCCGGACGCTGTCGGTCCGGGACCGGTCGGTCGTGGCCGAGACCGCGCCGGTCGAGCGCGCGGACGCGTCCGTGCCGGGCCAGATCCCGGCGCCGTTCGACGGGTCGGTGACGCCGCGCGTCGAGAAGGGCGCGGTCGTGGCGGCGGGCGACGTCGTCGCGACGATCGAGGCGATGAAGATGGAGGCCGCGATCACCACGCCGGTCGCGGGCACGGTCGCGCGGATCGTCGTGCCGGGCGCGACGCGCGTGCAGGCGGGCGATCTGCTGCTCGTCATCGAGTGA